A genomic window from Desulfobotulus mexicanus includes:
- a CDS encoding pyridoxal phosphate-dependent aminotransferase, protein MSITRKMEGFIEKSSWIRKMFEEGARLKGLYGAENVFDFSLGNPNVPPPELFQKTLMSVAADNPEMIHGYMPNPGYPAVRAKVAAQVSLEQGMEVSGDEILMTCGAAGGLNVIFKSILDAGDEVVVPSPYFVEYNFYADNHGGSIRAVKTKPDFSLDLVAIEAAICERTRAVLINSPNNPTGQVYSRESLEALGRMLEEKSAALGRTLYLISDEPYRKIIYDGIEVPGLFTCYRNTMVTTSYSKDLSLAGERIGYVALCPAAEARDALLGGMALANRILGFVNAPALMQRVVGELQGVTVDIGEYARKRSLLCDGLKNAGYEFTVPGGAFYLFPKSPIADDVAFVRLLQEEKVLAVPGSGFGGPGHIRLSYCVSDATITGAMPGFRRAMEKAKDL, encoded by the coding sequence ATGAGCATTACCAGAAAAATGGAAGGATTCATTGAAAAATCATCCTGGATCCGCAAGATGTTTGAGGAAGGGGCCCGCCTGAAGGGGCTTTATGGTGCGGAAAATGTTTTTGATTTCAGTCTGGGCAATCCCAATGTACCCCCACCTGAGCTTTTTCAGAAGACTCTGATGTCCGTTGCTGCGGATAATCCCGAGATGATCCATGGTTATATGCCCAATCCCGGATACCCTGCTGTGCGTGCCAAGGTGGCGGCCCAGGTCAGTCTGGAACAGGGAATGGAAGTCAGCGGGGATGAAATTCTCATGACCTGCGGTGCTGCGGGTGGCTTGAATGTTATTTTTAAAAGCATTCTGGATGCAGGGGATGAGGTGGTGGTACCATCTCCCTATTTTGTGGAATACAACTTCTATGCGGATAATCACGGCGGAAGCATCCGTGCGGTTAAAACAAAACCGGATTTTTCTCTGGATCTGGTCGCCATTGAGGCTGCCATCTGTGAACGGACCCGTGCCGTTCTGATCAACTCCCCCAACAACCCTACAGGTCAGGTCTATTCCCGTGAAAGCCTTGAAGCCCTTGGCCGTATGCTGGAGGAAAAAAGTGCGGCCCTTGGCCGGACCCTTTACCTGATTTCCGATGAGCCCTACAGAAAAATCATATATGATGGAATTGAGGTTCCGGGGCTTTTCACCTGTTACCGCAACACCATGGTAACCACCTCTTATTCCAAGGATCTTTCCCTTGCCGGAGAGCGCATTGGTTATGTGGCCCTTTGTCCTGCGGCGGAAGCCAGAGATGCCCTTCTCGGGGGTATGGCCCTTGCCAACAGGATTCTTGGTTTTGTGAATGCACCGGCCCTGATGCAGCGGGTGGTGGGTGAGCTGCAGGGAGTTACCGTGGATATCGGAGAGTATGCAAGAAAGCGCAGTCTTCTCTGTGACGGCCTGAAGAATGCGGGATATGAATTTACCGTTCCCGGCGGTGCCTTCTATCTTTTCCCCAAAAGCCCCATAGCCGATGATGTGGCCTTTGTCCGGCTTTTGCAGGAGGAAAAGGTGCTGGCCGTACCCGGTTCCGGTTTCGGTGGTCCCGGTCACATCCGTTTGAGCTATTGTGTTTCCGACGCCACCATCACAGGGGCCATGCCCGGATTCAGAAGGGCCATGGAAAAGGCGAAGGATCTTTAA
- a CDS encoding thiamine ABC transporter substrate-binding protein produces the protein MGFYKIISGLLLVCSMAFPAMASERVLRVMSHDSFSMDAAHVRAFEEAHGVKVRFLKASGTGAALNQAILSRGKPMADVFYGVDNTFMGRALEADIFIPHASPLLENVPDYLKLDPSFRLTPMAHGDICINYDKAWFAKKGLQPPASLKDLLKPEYKGLLVVQNPATSSPGLGFLLATVDTFGEDGWLAFWEGLRKNDVRVVASWKEAYWGHFTAASKGKRPLVVSYGASPAAEVHFAENKPEESPTAAITAEGTGFRQVEFAGILKGTELPELAALWLDWMLDKPVQEAIPLSMFMFPANEKSELPEVFQRHAVKLEGKGGLSAERIHAMREVWMDSWTRAVLR, from the coding sequence ATGGGGTTTTATAAAATAATATCTGGTCTGTTGCTGGTTTGTTCCATGGCTTTTCCTGCCATGGCATCAGAGCGGGTCCTGCGGGTGATGAGCCACGACAGCTTCAGCATGGATGCTGCCCATGTAAGGGCCTTTGAAGAGGCCCACGGCGTCAAGGTGCGCTTTTTAAAGGCTTCGGGAACCGGGGCTGCACTGAATCAGGCCATCCTGAGCCGGGGAAAACCCATGGCCGATGTTTTTTACGGGGTGGACAATACCTTTATGGGCAGGGCACTGGAGGCGGATATTTTTATTCCCCATGCATCGCCTCTTCTGGAGAATGTGCCGGATTACCTGAAGCTGGATCCTTCCTTCAGGCTGACACCCATGGCCCATGGTGATATCTGTATCAATTATGATAAGGCATGGTTTGCAAAGAAGGGGCTTCAGCCTCCGGCCAGCCTGAAGGATCTGCTTAAACCCGAATATAAGGGTCTGCTGGTGGTACAGAATCCGGCGACATCTTCTCCGGGGCTGGGTTTTCTGCTGGCCACGGTGGATACCTTTGGTGAAGATGGCTGGCTTGCCTTCTGGGAGGGCCTGCGGAAGAATGATGTCCGTGTGGTGGCTTCTTGGAAAGAAGCATACTGGGGTCATTTTACGGCGGCATCCAAAGGAAAAAGGCCTCTGGTGGTGAGTTACGGAGCCAGCCCTGCGGCGGAGGTTCATTTTGCAGAAAACAAGCCCGAAGAAAGCCCCACCGCAGCCATTACAGCCGAAGGCACCGGATTCCGTCAGGTGGAGTTTGCAGGCATCCTCAAAGGAACAGAGCTGCCGGAACTGGCGGCCCTGTGGCTGGACTGGATGCTGGATAAGCCTGTTCAGGAAGCCATTCCCCTTTCCATGTTCATGTTCCCTGCCAATGAAAAGTCAGAGCTTCCGGAGGTTTTTCAGCGCCATGCCGTCAAGCTGGAGGGAAAAGGGGGACTTTCCGCAGAACGGATTCATGCCATGCGTGAAGTTTGGATGGATTCCTGGACACGGGCGGTTCTGAGGTGA
- a CDS encoding ABC transporter permease codes for MDGFLDTGGSEVRKAVSFKGLLFLIPALFLAYFYFYPLLRMAGLGFSGLWAGDPGLARFFGSRDFISVLAFTFWQALLSTLLTLIFALPGAWVWARYRFPGRGIFALVVSLPFVLPAVVVAAAFLSLLGPSGILADLSSFLFGRPLYLEDSLILVLMAHGFFNYAVVFRIVGGFWARIPESVWEAARILGAGTFRSFWYVALPLLAPALLSASLLVFLFCFSSFGIILMLGGPAMSTLETEIYRRALHLFQLPVATMLACVQLVLNFAVIFVQGRLEKRFQTALAFSRRPENPSPNRKKRLPLMVALVSGSIMALPLGAMVLASLRVGDNWSIAAYTQLFRESGDGLFLISPAAAMGHSLIFALASMSLALLTGLCAAVFLSRSDLRGRNLLETFFMLPLATSAVPLGLGFILALHWPIDLRGTPFLIVMAHSLVGFPFVMRVLLPAFRSVPKNLLEAAMTLGASPARTWRLILFPLVLPALGAAAIFAFTISLGEFGASLFAVRPEFATLPVSIYRYLSHPGALNYPKAMAMSVWLMLMTAGSFWLLSRLMGLMKTRSTQDEK; via the coding sequence TTGGATGGATTCCTGGACACGGGCGGTTCTGAGGTGAGAAAGGCTGTTTCTTTCAAGGGCCTGCTTTTTCTCATCCCTGCTCTTTTTCTGGCTTATTTTTATTTTTATCCCCTGCTTCGTATGGCAGGTCTCGGTTTTTCCGGTCTGTGGGCCGGAGATCCGGGGCTTGCCCGTTTTTTTGGCAGCAGGGATTTTATTTCGGTGCTGGCCTTTACCTTCTGGCAGGCACTTTTATCAACCCTTCTTACCCTTATCTTTGCCCTGCCCGGAGCCTGGGTCTGGGCCCGATACCGTTTTCCGGGCAGAGGGATTTTTGCCCTTGTGGTGAGCCTGCCCTTTGTGCTGCCTGCTGTGGTGGTGGCAGCGGCCTTCCTTTCCCTTCTGGGACCATCGGGAATTCTTGCGGATCTATCCTCTTTTCTGTTCGGCCGCCCCCTTTATCTGGAAGATTCCCTGATACTGGTTCTCATGGCCCATGGCTTTTTCAATTATGCCGTGGTGTTTCGTATAGTGGGCGGATTCTGGGCCAGAATTCCTGAGTCCGTCTGGGAGGCGGCCCGGATTCTCGGAGCTGGCACCTTCCGTTCTTTTTGGTATGTGGCCCTGCCCCTCTTGGCACCGGCCCTTTTATCGGCATCGCTTTTGGTTTTTCTTTTCTGCTTTTCCAGCTTCGGCATCATTCTTATGCTGGGCGGACCCGCCATGTCCACCCTGGAAACAGAAATTTACCGCAGGGCTTTGCATCTCTTTCAGCTGCCCGTAGCAACCATGCTGGCCTGTGTTCAGCTGGTTTTGAACTTTGCTGTGATTTTTGTTCAGGGTCGCCTTGAAAAAAGATTTCAGACCGCACTCGCCTTTTCCCGAAGACCTGAAAATCCTTCTCCCAACAGAAAAAAAAGACTGCCCCTGATGGTGGCCCTTGTGTCCGGCAGTATCATGGCCCTGCCCTTGGGCGCCATGGTGCTGGCATCTCTCCGTGTGGGGGATAACTGGTCCATTGCCGCCTACACCCAGCTTTTTCGGGAATCCGGGGACGGTCTTTTCCTGATTTCTCCGGCAGCAGCCATGGGCCATTCCCTGATTTTTGCCCTGGCATCCATGTCCCTTGCACTGCTTACGGGTCTTTGTGCGGCGGTTTTTCTGTCCCGTTCTGATCTGCGGGGCAGAAATCTTTTAGAAACCTTTTTCATGCTGCCCCTTGCCACTTCTGCCGTGCCTTTGGGGCTTGGTTTCATACTGGCCCTGCACTGGCCCATTGATCTGAGGGGGACGCCCTTTCTGATTGTTATGGCCCACAGCCTTGTGGGCTTTCCCTTTGTGATGCGGGTGCTGCTGCCCGCCTTCCGCAGCGTGCCAAAAAATCTTCTGGAAGCTGCCATGACTCTGGGAGCTTCTCCGGCCCGGACTTGGCGTCTTATTTTATTTCCGCTGGTACTGCCAGCCCTTGGTGCTGCCGCCATTTTTGCCTTTACCATCAGCCTTGGGGAGTTCGGAGCCAGCCTTTTTGCCGTGCGGCCTGAGTTTGCCACCCTGCCCGTGAGCATTTACCGCTACCTTTCCCATCCCGGAGCTTTGAATTATCCCAAGGCCATGGCCATGAGCGTCTGGCTGATGCTTATGACAGCAGGCAGCTTCTGGCTGCTTTCCCGTCTCATGGGGCTTATGAAGACCCGAAGTACACAGGATGAAAAATGA
- a CDS encoding ABC transporter ATP-binding protein has translation MKSLLEVENIEKWHGLLKTLDGISLCLEEGEILTLLGPSGGGKTTLLRILAGLENPDRGRICLDGRDLAPVEPHRRGVGLVFQDAALFPHLNVEANVAFGLRMAGMKKKESQHRVFEMLELVGLSGMEKRRVDGLSGGERQRVALARSLAPSPRLLLLDEPLGALDRNLRERLARDLRTILKKQQLTAVFVTHDQEEAFSLGDRIAVLLDGRLERMDRPEALSAYPGSPAVARFLGEPNVFTIKELPAGLRGYFGDLSDERAVLIRPEGIGLLPFIPAEGGGGRACKSLVGEKDAAFLSAHVKERRFFGAFFRVELDFGGGFVLTARLPVSMVPPEEGAEVELVLKEGMFFALNSVQRDR, from the coding sequence ATGAAAAGCCTTCTTGAGGTTGAAAATATTGAGAAATGGCATGGCCTGCTGAAAACCCTGGACGGAATTTCCCTGTGTCTGGAAGAGGGAGAAATCCTCACCCTTTTAGGGCCTTCCGGAGGCGGTAAAACCACTTTACTGCGTATCCTTGCGGGCCTTGAAAATCCGGACAGGGGGAGGATCTGTCTGGACGGCAGGGATCTGGCCCCTGTGGAGCCCCACAGGCGGGGGGTGGGGCTTGTTTTTCAGGATGCGGCCCTTTTTCCCCATCTTAATGTGGAAGCCAATGTGGCCTTTGGTCTGCGCATGGCAGGGATGAAAAAAAAGGAAAGTCAGCACCGTGTCTTTGAAATGCTGGAACTGGTGGGGCTTTCCGGTATGGAAAAAAGGCGTGTGGACGGCCTTTCCGGTGGGGAGCGTCAGCGGGTGGCCCTGGCCCGGAGTCTGGCTCCTTCTCCAAGGCTTTTACTGCTGGATGAACCACTGGGAGCTCTGGACCGCAATCTGCGGGAACGTCTGGCCAGAGACCTGAGGACTATTTTAAAAAAACAGCAGCTTACAGCTGTCTTTGTCACCCATGATCAGGAAGAGGCTTTTTCACTGGGGGACCGCATTGCCGTCCTTCTGGATGGTCGTCTGGAACGAATGGATAGGCCTGAAGCCCTTTCCGCATATCCGGGAAGCCCTGCTGTGGCCCGTTTTCTGGGAGAACCCAATGTTTTTACCATAAAGGAGCTGCCTGCAGGTCTCCGGGGGTATTTTGGGGATCTTTCCGATGAAAGGGCTGTTCTGATACGGCCCGAGGGCATAGGGCTGCTGCCTTTTATTCCGGCGGAGGGAGGGGGCGGCAGAGCCTGTAAGTCCCTGGTCGGGGAAAAAGATGCCGCTTTTCTGTCGGCCCATGTGAAGGAACGCCGGTTTTTTGGCGCATTTTTCCGGGTGGAGCTGGACTTTGGCGGGGGCTTTGTCCTCACCGCAAGGCTTCCCGTATCAATGGTGCCGCCGGAAGAGGGAGCAGAGGTGGAGCTGGTTTTGAAAGAAGGCATGTTTTTTGCTTTAAACAGTGTTCAGAGAGACCGATGA
- a CDS encoding manganese efflux pump MntP family protein produces MCPVQILLISMILAMDAFVLSLARGLRIESLSWKRMLRVGGFLGVFQGGMLLIGWAVGLFAGIWFSGWYPWLVFGILVFIGCSRIRCGLRSIGNPPRRVLCCRSMSLWTLALILSLDAFAVGLGLGLVSAVMPVLTGFVILSTMGMVVTGMSLGRFLGDLPWMRNLSECAGGVFILALAFRSMPVLPFFLM; encoded by the coding sequence ATGTGTCCCGTACAGATACTCCTCATATCAATGATCCTTGCCATGGACGCCTTCGTACTTTCCCTGGCCCGGGGACTTAGGATAGAAAGTCTTTCCTGGAAGCGTATGTTACGGGTTGGCGGTTTTCTCGGGGTTTTTCAGGGCGGGATGCTGCTTATTGGGTGGGCTGTCGGGCTTTTTGCCGGGATCTGGTTTTCGGGCTGGTATCCATGGCTGGTTTTTGGCATACTTGTTTTCATCGGATGCAGCCGTATCCGCTGCGGTTTGCGCAGCATTGGTAATCCTCCCCGGCGGGTGCTTTGCTGCCGTAGCATGTCTTTGTGGACCCTTGCTTTGATTCTGAGTCTTGACGCTTTTGCCGTGGGTCTTGGTCTGGGGCTGGTTTCTGCTGTGATGCCAGTTCTTACAGGCTTTGTCATTCTTTCCACCATGGGTATGGTTGTTACGGGGATGTCTCTGGGGCGGTTCCTGGGCGATCTTCCCTGGATGCGAAATCTTTCCGAGTGTGCAGGTGGAGTTTTTATTCTGGCACTGGCTTTCCGCTCCATGCCCGTTCTTCCTTTTTTTCTGATGTAA
- a CDS encoding manganese efflux pump MntP family protein translates to MTFFHLLAISLALAVDAFAVALAVGVRMQQLGFRDVLRLAWHFGFFQAGMAGIGWSFGLGLRSFVQPWDHWLAFGLLWLVGLNMVRCGIFGEEEVRDVADPTRGVTLLLLSLATSIDALAVGISLSVLEISATFPLLVIGSVGFLMTALGIVWGYRMAKSFGIGAWAEVVGGLVLMGIGVRIVMEHTKIF, encoded by the coding sequence ATGACATTTTTCCATCTTCTTGCCATATCCCTGGCCCTTGCTGTGGATGCCTTTGCCGTGGCCCTTGCTGTTGGTGTCCGGATGCAGCAGCTGGGTTTCAGGGATGTTCTGCGTCTTGCCTGGCATTTTGGTTTTTTTCAGGCTGGTATGGCAGGCATAGGCTGGAGTTTCGGGCTGGGGCTGCGGAGTTTTGTACAGCCATGGGATCACTGGCTGGCCTTTGGTCTTCTCTGGCTGGTGGGCCTGAACATGGTTCGCTGTGGTATTTTCGGAGAAGAAGAGGTCCGGGATGTGGCCGATCCTACACGCGGCGTTACCCTGCTGCTTTTATCTCTGGCCACCAGCATTGATGCCCTTGCCGTGGGCATTTCCCTTTCCGTTCTGGAAATTTCCGCCACATTCCCCCTTCTGGTTATTGGCAGTGTGGGATTTCTCATGACGGCTCTGGGTATTGTCTGGGGTTACCGCATGGCAAAAAGCTTTGGCATCGGTGCCTGGGCTGAGGTGGTTGGAGGTCTTGTGCTTATGGGGATAGGCGTGCGCATTGTCATGGAACACACCAAAATTTTTTAG
- a CDS encoding sigma-54-dependent transcriptional regulator — protein sequence MRPAILIVDDDLAHRTMLETMVKSWAYEPHTADDGDTALAAVEKRAYDLILMDIRMVRMSGIEALDAIQKVNPAIPIVLMTAYASVDTAVEALKKGAYDYLTKPLDFEKLKITLIRAMEHVRLKDENYRLKAQAGELFDSRNIVGKSPAMRQLLETLTQAAPAEATVLVTGESGTGKELVAGAIHYNSPRRNGPFVKINCAAITETLLESELFGHERGSFTGADRRKEGRLVQAQGGTLFLDEISSMPMSMQAKLLRVLQERELTRVGGEDVIRLDVRVVAATNIPLEDMVKEGSFREDLYYRLNVVTLKLPALRERREDIPLLADRFLKDFSEKNRKDIKGFSPQAMDRMLRHGWPGNVRELMNSIERAVVLSTGAYLEAGLMLPDFFDEQPLPPIIEPEAILPLEEVEKTTIIRTLHALNGNKSETARQLGITRKTLHKKLKSYGLMPESSG from the coding sequence ATGCGTCCTGCCATCCTCATCGTGGATGATGACCTTGCCCACAGAACCATGCTTGAAACCATGGTAAAAAGCTGGGCCTATGAACCCCATACGGCCGATGACGGGGATACGGCCCTGGCTGCTGTGGAAAAACGGGCCTATGACCTCATTCTCATGGATATACGAATGGTGCGCATGTCAGGCATTGAAGCACTCGATGCCATACAAAAGGTCAACCCCGCCATTCCCATAGTACTAATGACGGCCTATGCATCCGTGGATACGGCCGTAGAAGCACTGAAAAAGGGCGCCTATGATTATCTCACCAAGCCCCTGGATTTTGAAAAGCTTAAAATCACCCTGATCCGGGCCATGGAACATGTGCGCCTGAAGGATGAAAACTACAGGCTTAAAGCCCAGGCAGGAGAGCTCTTTGATAGCAGAAACATTGTGGGCAAAAGCCCTGCCATGCGTCAGCTTCTGGAAACCCTCACCCAGGCCGCCCCTGCGGAAGCCACGGTTCTGGTCACAGGGGAATCCGGCACAGGAAAGGAACTGGTGGCCGGAGCCATCCATTACAACAGCCCGAGGAGAAACGGGCCCTTTGTTAAAATCAACTGTGCCGCCATCACGGAAACCCTTCTGGAATCCGAGCTTTTCGGCCATGAGCGGGGCTCCTTTACCGGTGCGGACAGAAGAAAGGAGGGCCGACTTGTCCAGGCCCAGGGTGGCACCCTTTTTCTGGATGAAATAAGCTCCATGCCCATGAGCATGCAGGCCAAGCTTTTACGAGTTCTTCAGGAAAGGGAACTTACACGGGTAGGGGGAGAGGATGTGATCAGGCTGGATGTCCGGGTGGTGGCTGCAACCAACATACCTCTGGAAGATATGGTAAAAGAGGGCAGTTTCAGGGAAGACCTTTATTACCGCCTCAATGTGGTAACCCTTAAACTGCCGGCCCTGCGGGAAAGGCGGGAAGACATCCCTTTGCTGGCGGATCGTTTTCTTAAGGATTTTTCTGAAAAAAACAGAAAAGATATCAAAGGCTTCTCTCCCCAGGCCATGGACCGCATGCTTCGCCACGGCTGGCCTGGTAATGTACGGGAGCTGATGAACAGCATAGAGAGGGCCGTTGTCCTGTCCACGGGTGCCTATCTTGAGGCAGGTCTCATGCTGCCGGATTTCTTCGATGAACAGCCCCTGCCTCCCATAATAGAACCTGAGGCCATTCTTCCCCTGGAAGAAGTGGAAAAGACGACCATCATCAGAACCCTGCATGCCCTGAACGGTAATAAAAGCGAAACAGCAAGGCAGCTGGGTATCACCCGGAAAACCCTGCATAAAAAGCTCAAAAGCTATGGGCTTATGCCGGAGAGTTCCGGATAA
- a CDS encoding ATP-binding protein, protein MSKEMLSGRFWASLPPWVVAGASLVLFPLVGFATFNTIQSQKESAYRLLLEKGAALIRAFEAGTRTGIATAHWQGFRLQHLLEETAKQPDIRYLFVIRENGSIIAHSQPERVGMKIQQALLPPSPEIRSEGIEHPDSTRNILYWRILQNGDNPPVFEVYRPFLPSPNEDSLIQQRLRMLASMDPSLGSLSRLNQENLMIFIGLDMHNVERARTSDMWHSLLMSGMMLLVGFAGIVFILLFQSFQLTRTTLSRVRAFSNHLVENMPMGLLAFDEKLMLKTLNPFAEKLLCIDPPRPGTPAKKVLPAPLFDFLASADFSSPLMDGEGFYREIPCTLKEKTLHLEAGLSRIYPDTEEEPGGIMLLLRDLSEIDALRKEILRNQRLVTVGKLAAGVAHEIRNPLSSIKGFATLFRQRQGNNPEESGIADIMIQEVDRLNRVVGQLLDFSKPVVLSKRCIRIRDLVEATLQLVGSLAADAKLGTENRISKDLLMSLDEDRIRQVFLNLFLNAMDAMKDTGGTLTVTDIILDGKVCIEIRDTGIGIDEHALPHIFDPYFTTRSSGTGLGLAIAHNIMEAHCGKIVVSSIPGQGSTFTLIFSGKDLQDASCHPHRG, encoded by the coding sequence ATGAGTAAAGAAATGCTGTCCGGACGATTCTGGGCTTCTCTGCCCCCGTGGGTGGTTGCCGGAGCCTCCCTCGTTCTTTTCCCCCTGGTGGGATTTGCCACCTTCAATACCATACAGAGTCAGAAGGAAAGTGCCTACCGTCTGCTTCTGGAAAAGGGGGCCGCCCTGATCCGGGCCTTTGAAGCAGGCACCCGTACGGGCATAGCCACAGCTCACTGGCAGGGATTCAGGCTGCAGCATCTTCTGGAGGAAACCGCAAAGCAGCCTGACATTCGCTATCTTTTTGTCATCCGGGAAAACGGCAGCATCATTGCCCACAGTCAGCCCGAAAGGGTGGGCATGAAAATTCAGCAGGCCCTCCTGCCTCCCTCCCCCGAGATCCGGAGCGAAGGGATTGAACATCCGGACAGTACCCGTAATATTCTCTACTGGCGCATTCTCCAGAACGGAGACAACCCCCCGGTTTTTGAGGTGTACCGGCCCTTTCTTCCCAGCCCCAATGAAGACAGCCTGATCCAGCAGCGTCTCCGCATGCTGGCCAGTATGGACCCGTCTCTGGGTTCCCTCTCCCGGCTGAATCAGGAAAACCTCATGATTTTCATCGGACTGGACATGCATAATGTGGAAAGGGCCAGAACCTCGGACATGTGGCACTCCCTGCTCATGAGTGGCATGATGCTCCTTGTGGGCTTTGCTGGCATTGTTTTTATCCTTTTATTCCAGAGCTTTCAGCTGACACGTACCACTTTGTCCAGGGTAAGGGCCTTTTCCAACCACCTGGTGGAAAACATGCCCATGGGGCTGCTGGCCTTTGATGAAAAACTAATGCTTAAAACCCTGAATCCCTTTGCAGAAAAACTGCTCTGCATTGATCCTCCCCGACCGGGCACACCTGCAAAAAAGGTACTTCCTGCACCCCTTTTTGATTTTCTTGCCTCTGCGGACTTCAGCTCCCCACTTATGGACGGGGAAGGCTTCTACCGGGAAATACCCTGTACACTGAAGGAAAAAACACTGCATCTGGAAGCAGGCCTTTCGAGAATTTATCCGGATACGGAAGAAGAACCCGGCGGCATTATGCTTTTGCTCCGGGATCTCTCGGAAATAGATGCCCTGAGAAAGGAAATACTGCGCAACCAGCGCCTGGTCACCGTTGGCAAACTGGCAGCAGGCGTTGCCCATGAAATCCGCAATCCCTTAAGCTCCATCAAAGGTTTTGCCACCCTTTTCCGCCAGAGACAGGGAAATAATCCGGAAGAAAGCGGAATTGCCGACATCATGATACAGGAAGTGGACCGCCTGAACCGGGTAGTAGGGCAGCTGCTGGACTTTTCAAAACCCGTTGTACTCTCAAAACGCTGTATCCGTATTCGGGACCTTGTCGAAGCCACACTGCAGCTGGTCGGCTCCCTTGCCGCCGATGCAAAACTTGGCACGGAAAACCGGATTTCCAAAGATCTTCTCATGTCCCTTGACGAAGACCGCATCCGGCAGGTATTCTTGAATCTCTTTCTCAATGCCATGGATGCCATGAAAGACACCGGGGGAACCCTGACCGTCACAGATATTATTCTGGATGGAAAAGTTTGTATAGAAATACGGGATACGGGTATAGGTATTGACGAACATGCCCTGCCCCATATTTTTGACCCCTATTTTACCACCCGGTCTTCAGGCACAGGCCTTGGCCTTGCCATTGCCCACAACATCATGGAAGCCCACTGCGGAAAAATCGTGGTTTCTTCCATACCCGGGCAGGGCAGTACCTTTACGCTGATTTTTTCCGGAAAGGATCTTCAGGATGCGTCCTGCCATCCTCATCGTGGATGA